The Flavobacteriales bacterium genome includes a region encoding these proteins:
- a CDS encoding bifunctional response regulator/alkaline phosphatase family protein encodes MSYNAKILWVDDEIEFLKPHIMFLENKGYQVKTANNGEDALSLIDQENFDIIFLDENMPGMSGIDTLEKIHDGVITPIVMVTKSEEESIMDMAIGSKISDYLIKPVNPMQILLTIKKQLDSNRLIKEKSNSDYQKEFRSLSMDISMAQSFEDWLQIYQKLTNWEIKLHEAETSMSEILETQKREANQEFFKFIKNQYPEWYAFPEEAPTLSHTAFKKMVFPKLKAGKKTCLIVVDNLRYDQYVIIRPLLSELFNRQKERFYYSNLPTTTQYTRNSFFSGLTPLQIQKRYPDKWMYDHEEGSKNDFEEYFLELQLARLGFDHEFMFEKIFKKDYGDMISNEFSDWSQNQFNCLIFNFVDMLSHAKTSLDMIKELSSSEKAYRDLTLTWFKNSNLYEILKKLAAAKIDVLITTDHGMISIEEPIKIIGDKETSTNLRYKTGKQLSLSEKEVMIVTNPEELHLPKSNLSSTFVFAKPYKYLAYPNNYKKYVNYYKDTYQHGGISMEEMLCPFIELSNE; translated from the coding sequence ATGAGCTATAACGCCAAAATACTTTGGGTAGATGATGAAATAGAATTCTTGAAACCCCATATCATGTTTCTTGAAAACAAAGGTTACCAAGTAAAAACTGCAAATAATGGAGAAGATGCATTATCGCTTATTGATCAAGAAAATTTTGACATCATTTTCCTAGATGAAAATATGCCTGGAATGTCGGGAATAGATACTTTGGAAAAAATTCATGATGGTGTTATTACGCCCATTGTAATGGTTACTAAAAGTGAGGAAGAAAGTATCATGGATATGGCAATTGGGTCAAAAATTTCTGATTATTTGATCAAACCCGTGAATCCTATGCAAATTCTTTTGACCATAAAAAAACAACTGGATAGCAATCGATTAATTAAGGAAAAAAGCAACTCAGATTACCAAAAAGAATTTCGATCTTTGAGTATGGATATTTCTATGGCACAATCTTTTGAAGACTGGCTTCAGATTTATCAAAAACTTACCAACTGGGAAATAAAATTACACGAAGCAGAAACTTCAATGTCTGAAATTCTTGAAACGCAAAAAAGAGAAGCCAATCAAGAGTTTTTTAAATTCATTAAAAATCAATACCCAGAGTGGTATGCTTTTCCAGAAGAAGCTCCTACCCTTTCCCATACTGCTTTTAAGAAAATGGTATTTCCAAAACTGAAAGCAGGCAAAAAAACCTGTTTAATTGTTGTAGATAATCTACGGTATGATCAGTATGTAATCATCCGCCCATTATTATCTGAGCTGTTTAATCGCCAAAAAGAAAGATTTTACTACTCCAACTTACCTACAACTACTCAGTACACAAGAAATAGTTTCTTTAGCGGACTGACTCCTTTACAAATACAGAAAAGATATCCTGATAAATGGATGTATGATCATGAGGAAGGAAGCAAAAATGATTTTGAAGAATATTTTTTAGAATTACAATTAGCAAGACTAGGGTTTGATCATGAATTTATGTTTGAAAAAATCTTCAAAAAAGATTATGGAGATATGATTTCAAACGAATTCTCAGACTGGAGTCAAAATCAATTTAACTGTTTGATTTTTAACTTTGTTGATATGCTTTCTCATGCTAAAACGAGTTTAGATATGATCAAGGAATTATCGAGCTCAGAAAAAGCATATAGAGATCTAACACTTACTTGGTTTAAGAATTCTAATTTATATGAAATTCTAAAAAAATTGGCTGCAGCCAAAATTGATGTACTCATTACTACAGATCATGGAATGATTTCTATAGAAGAGCCCATAAAAATTATTGGAGACAAAGAAACCAGTACCAATTTGAGATATAAAACGGGTAAACAGCTCTCATTATCAGAAAAAGAAGTAATGATTGTAACAAATCCAGAGGAACTTCATCTTCCAAAATCTAACTTATCGAGTACTTTTGTATTTGCCAAACCTTATAAATATTTGGCTTATCCAAATAATTATAAGAAATATGTAAACTATTACAAAGACACCTATCAACATGGTGGAATTTCTATGGAAGAAATGCTTTGTCCGTTTATAGAACTATCCAATGAGTAA
- the fumC gene encoding class II fumarate hydratase, which produces MEFRIEKDTIGEVKVPADKYWGAQTERSRNNFKIGPSASMPIEIVHAFAYLKKSAAYTNCELGVLSEEKRDLIGKVCDEIIEGKLNEQFPLVIWQTGSGTQSNMNVNEVIAHRAQELAGRTIGEGEKVLLPNDDVNKSQSSNDTFPTGMHIACYKKIVENTIPGVEKLRDTLQAKAIEFKDVVKIGRTHLMDATPLTIGQEFSGYVSQLNHGLKALKNTLPHLAELALGGTAVGTGLNTPAGYDVKVAEYIAKFTGLPFITAENKFEALAAHDAIVESHGAVKQLAVSLNKIANDIRMMASGPRSGIGELIIPANEPGSSIMPGKVNPTQAEAMTMVCAQVMGNDVAVTIGGTQGHYELNVFKPMMAYNLLQSAELIGDASVSFNDNCAAGIEPNHKRIEELLNNSLMLVTALNTKIGYYKAAEIANTAHENGTTLKEEAINLGYVTAEQYDEWVKPENMTGSMK; this is translated from the coding sequence ATGGAATTTCGTATAGAAAAAGACACTATTGGTGAAGTAAAAGTACCTGCCGATAAATATTGGGGTGCTCAAACAGAAAGATCAAGAAATAACTTTAAAATAGGACCTTCAGCTTCGATGCCTATTGAAATAGTACATGCCTTTGCTTACCTAAAAAAGTCTGCAGCATACACCAACTGTGAATTGGGAGTATTGTCTGAAGAAAAAAGAGATTTGATAGGAAAAGTATGCGATGAAATTATTGAAGGAAAACTCAATGAGCAATTTCCATTAGTAATTTGGCAAACAGGATCTGGGACTCAATCCAATATGAATGTAAATGAAGTAATTGCCCACAGAGCGCAAGAACTTGCAGGACGAACTATTGGAGAAGGAGAAAAAGTTCTTTTACCAAATGATGACGTAAATAAATCACAATCTTCAAATGATACATTCCCAACGGGAATGCATATTGCCTGTTACAAAAAAATTGTTGAAAACACCATTCCTGGTGTAGAAAAACTTCGTGATACACTTCAAGCAAAAGCTATTGAATTTAAAGATGTTGTAAAAATAGGTAGAACACACCTAATGGATGCAACACCATTGACTATCGGACAAGAATTTTCGGGATATGTTTCTCAACTAAATCACGGTCTAAAAGCATTAAAAAACACCTTACCTCATTTGGCAGAATTAGCTTTAGGAGGAACCGCTGTAGGAACAGGTCTCAACACTCCAGCAGGGTACGATGTAAAAGTTGCCGAGTATATTGCCAAGTTCACAGGATTGCCATTTATCACCGCTGAAAATAAATTTGAAGCTCTTGCAGCACATGATGCAATTGTGGAATCTCATGGTGCAGTAAAACAACTTGCTGTTTCACTAAACAAAATCGCAAACGATATCCGTATGATGGCTTCAGGACCAAGAAGTGGTATTGGAGAATTGATTATCCCTGCAAATGAACCAGGTTCATCAATAATGCCAGGAAAAGTAAACCCTACACAAGCAGAAGCTATGACTATGGTTTGTGCACAAGTAATGGGTAATGACGTAGCTGTTACGATAGGTGGAACTCAAGGACATTATGAATTAAATGTCTTCAAACCTATGATGGCTTATAACCTTCTTCAAAGTGCAGAACTTATTGGTGATGCATCTGTTTCTTTTAATGACAACTGTGCAGCAGGAATTGAACCAAATCACAAAAGAATTGAAGAACTTCTTAATAATTCTTTGATGCTTGTAACGGCTTTAAATACTAAAATAGGGTATTACAAAGCAGCAGAAATTGCCAATACAGCTCATGAAAACGGAACAACTTTAAAAGAAGAAGCAATTAACCTAGGATACGTAACTGCAGAACAATATGACGAATGGGTAAAACCAGAAAACATGACTGGTTCTATGAAGTAA
- a CDS encoding glycosyltransferase family 2 protein translates to MKKKTKIEMATVSVIIPVYKAEKSIIRALDSIKNQTRKVDEIILVNDGSPDDSAMVIDKYHKENPEMNIHYFLQKNQGPSVARNKGVSMATSAYIAFLDSDDAWLPNKIEEQLVCFDQNPDLNMLAGLRAQDKGSGAFRKVNFNQLLLKNYFVTSSVMVKKQAVLDAGGFPENQKYSEDYHLWLKIAQDDSQGIIEKPLFIYAEENEKINKEGLSGQMWEMEKGELSNYQSLYSLKKIGLFKYLFLCCFSLLKYFKRRLF, encoded by the coding sequence TTGAAAAAAAAGACAAAAATAGAAATGGCTACAGTTTCGGTAATTATCCCTGTATATAAAGCAGAAAAGAGCATTATTAGAGCATTGGATTCTATCAAAAATCAAACGAGAAAAGTAGATGAGATTATCTTAGTGAATGATGGTTCTCCAGATGATTCTGCCATGGTAATTGACAAATATCATAAAGAAAACCCTGAAATGAATATCCATTATTTTCTACAGAAGAATCAAGGTCCTTCGGTAGCAAGAAATAAAGGTGTTTCTATGGCAACTTCAGCATACATAGCCTTTCTTGACTCAGATGATGCTTGGCTACCCAATAAAATTGAAGAGCAATTAGTTTGTTTTGATCAAAATCCCGATTTGAATATGTTAGCAGGTCTTAGAGCTCAAGACAAAGGATCAGGAGCTTTTAGAAAGGTAAATTTTAATCAACTTTTATTGAAAAATTATTTTGTTACTTCCTCAGTGATGGTCAAAAAGCAAGCTGTTCTTGATGCTGGAGGTTTTCCTGAAAATCAAAAATATTCTGAGGATTATCATTTATGGCTAAAAATTGCCCAAGATGATAGCCAGGGAATTATAGAAAAACCTTTATTTATTTATGCCGAGGAAAATGAAAAAATTAACAAGGAAGGACTTTCTGGGCAGATGTGGGAAATGGAAAAAGGGGAGTTATCAAATTATCAAAGTTTATATTCTTTGAAAAAAATAGGTTTATTTAAATACCTATTTTTATGTTGTTTCTCTCTCTTAAAATATTTCAAAAGGAGACTATTTTAG
- a CDS encoding Crp/Fnr family transcriptional regulator has product MEINSEIVEKKIAKFFPDLAQDPELVKLIIMDGRFFELEKGDSIMETGKNINFIPLVVHGSLKVFKETDEGDLLYLYHIQKGNLCVASIHCLGTHIQSKIRAQAVETTEIFAIPATLMPKLMRDHPYWFQFVINSWQSKFEELLETIDNIAFKQLDERLIDYLKKHQAVSNTSKIHVTHAQIASELGSKREVISRLLKKLEKDGLVELGRNKIKIINL; this is encoded by the coding sequence ATGGAAATTAACAGCGAAATAGTTGAAAAAAAAATAGCGAAATTCTTCCCAGATCTCGCTCAAGACCCCGAATTGGTTAAGCTAATCATTATGGATGGTCGTTTTTTTGAGTTAGAAAAAGGAGATTCCATTATGGAAACTGGGAAAAACATCAACTTTATACCACTTGTGGTACATGGTTCATTAAAGGTTTTTAAGGAAACTGATGAGGGAGATTTACTATACCTCTATCATATTCAAAAAGGAAACCTTTGTGTAGCTTCTATTCATTGTTTAGGTACACATATTCAATCAAAAATTAGGGCTCAAGCAGTTGAAACAACAGAGATATTTGCTATTCCAGCTACTTTAATGCCTAAATTGATGAGAGATCATCCTTATTGGTTTCAGTTTGTGATAAATTCTTGGCAATCAAAGTTTGAAGAATTACTAGAAACGATTGACAATATAGCTTTCAAACAATTAGATGAACGTTTAATAGACTATCTAAAAAAGCATCAAGCAGTTAGTAATACGTCAAAAATACATGTTACTCATGCGCAAATTGCTTCTGAGTTAGGGTCTAAGAGAGAAGTAATTTCGCGTTTATTGAAAAAACTTGAAAAAGATGGGTTGGTAGAACTTGGTAGAAACAAAATCAAAATCATCAATCTTTGA
- the pyrE gene encoding orotate phosphoribosyltransferase — protein sequence MTNSLDSKTQTALKTAEFLLQIKAIKLQPANPFTWASGWKSPIYCDNRIILSHPSTRNYVREELKNLILDNFSKPDVIAGVATGAIAHGVLIAEALGVPFVYVRPEPKKHGRKNQIEGYIEKGQSVVVVEDLISTGMSSLNAYKALVEFGCVVKGMAAIFSYDFDIAKKNFEDAGCELHTLSSYPSLLKKALETGYISEEEHETLGAWRENPSEWNN from the coding sequence ATGACAAATAGTTTAGATTCAAAAACTCAAACTGCACTTAAAACGGCAGAATTTCTATTGCAAATTAAGGCAATAAAATTACAACCAGCAAACCCTTTTACATGGGCGAGTGGATGGAAATCTCCAATCTATTGTGATAATAGAATCATCCTTTCGCATCCTTCTACAAGAAACTATGTGAGAGAAGAACTCAAAAATCTTATTCTAGACAATTTTAGCAAGCCAGATGTTATCGCTGGTGTTGCCACTGGAGCCATTGCTCATGGAGTACTTATTGCGGAAGCATTGGGTGTTCCTTTTGTATATGTAAGACCAGAACCTAAAAAGCATGGTAGAAAAAACCAAATTGAAGGTTATATTGAAAAAGGACAAAGCGTTGTAGTTGTTGAAGATTTGATTAGCACAGGAATGAGCAGCTTAAATGCATACAAGGCACTCGTAGAGTTTGGATGCGTTGTAAAAGGAATGGCAGCCATTTTTTCTTATGATTTTGATATTGCGAAGAAAAATTTTGAAGATGCAGGTTGTGAACTTCATACGCTTTCAAGCTACCCTTCTTTACTCAAAAAAGCATTAGAAACTGGTTATATTTCAGAAGAAGAACACGAAACACTTGGTGCTTGGAGAGAAAACCCTTCAGAGTGGAATAACTAA
- a CDS encoding NUDIX domain-containing protein, with amino-acid sequence MYEVFIKSKRILLKESKQNNVNFSNPLELNKTVLNFIENKAEVLDLECVDLKEAWRKFKKIFLYIKASGGLIFNEKEEFLVIKRKGFWDLPKGKIDPGEKKKKAALREVEEETGVIIDSLGKEYPSTYHIYHCPYNKKLVLKRTFWFQMFADSKQALVPQEEEDITNVFWLPWEEKTEFIEKTYPTLSSLLREEND; translated from the coding sequence ATGTATGAAGTTTTTATAAAGAGTAAAAGAATTTTGTTAAAGGAAAGTAAACAAAATAATGTTAATTTTTCTAACCCCTTGGAACTAAATAAAACGGTACTAAATTTTATAGAAAACAAGGCTGAAGTTCTTGATTTAGAATGTGTTGATTTAAAAGAAGCTTGGCGAAAATTTAAAAAAATATTTTTGTATATAAAAGCCTCTGGAGGGTTGATATTCAATGAAAAAGAGGAGTTTTTAGTAATAAAAAGAAAGGGTTTTTGGGATTTGCCTAAAGGCAAAATAGATCCTGGAGAAAAAAAGAAAAAAGCAGCTTTAAGAGAAGTAGAGGAGGAGACAGGAGTGATCATAGATTCCTTGGGTAAGGAGTATCCTTCTACCTATCATATTTATCATTGTCCATATAACAAAAAACTTGTCTTGAAACGTACATTTTGGTTTCAAATGTTTGCCGATTCAAAACAAGCGCTTGTTCCACAAGAAGAGGAAGATATAACAAATGTTTTCTGGCTTCCTTGGGAAGAAAAAACAGAATTTATTGAGAAGACTTATCCGACGTTATCTTCACTTCTTCGGGAAGAAAACGACTAG
- the coaD gene encoding pantetheine-phosphate adenylyltransferase — translation MKKIAIFPGSFDPITKGHEDILLRMRPLFDKIIVAIGNNSTKKYMFGLEQRMRWIEQTFAEFDNIETDSFQGLTVNYCKEKDANFILRGLRNSNDFEYEKSIAQMNNTLVPNIETILVYTKPEYASISSTIIRDIIKNGSDASRFLPEEVKITSDKSSQ, via the coding sequence ATGAAAAAAATTGCCATTTTCCCAGGATCTTTTGATCCCATCACCAAAGGTCATGAAGATATCTTGCTAAGAATGCGTCCTTTGTTTGATAAAATTATTGTAGCCATAGGAAACAATAGTACAAAGAAATATATGTTTGGACTAGAGCAAAGAATGAGATGGATAGAGCAAACTTTTGCTGAATTTGATAATATAGAAACGGACTCTTTTCAAGGGCTAACCGTAAATTACTGTAAAGAAAAAGATGCTAATTTTATTCTCAGAGGTCTTAGGAATTCAAATGATTTTGAATACGAAAAAAGTATCGCTCAAATGAACAATACTTTAGTTCCCAACATTGAAACCATTCTTGTATATACAAAACCTGAATATGCCTCAATTTCTTCTACAATCATAAGAGATATTATCAAAAATGGATCTGACGCTAGTCGTTTTCTTCCCGAAGAAGTGAAGATAACGTCGGATAAGTCTTCTCAATAA
- a CDS encoding OsmC family protein: MTSKILYKSNLRTEAKHLKSGNTIITDAPIDNHGKGEAFSPTDLLATSLAQCVLTIMGIKAADMQLSIDDSTAEVTKFMGSNPRRVSEILIDFYIKGDFSEKERKILEAAGRACPVSKSLHIEVKQNLTFHWEQK, translated from the coding sequence ATGACGAGTAAAATACTTTATAAATCAAACCTAAGAACAGAAGCAAAGCATCTAAAGTCTGGAAACACCATTATAACAGATGCACCAATAGATAATCATGGAAAAGGAGAAGCATTTTCTCCAACAGATTTATTGGCCACTTCTCTTGCTCAATGTGTATTGACAATTATGGGAATTAAGGCAGCAGATATGCAATTATCTATTGATGATTCCACAGCAGAAGTTACAAAATTCATGGGATCTAATCCTAGAAGAGTTTCCGAAATTTTGATCGATTTTTATATCAAAGGGGACTTTTCTGAAAAAGAAAGAAAAATTCTTGAAGCAGCAGGAAGAGCCTGCCCTGTAAGCAAAAGTTTGCATATAGAAGTAAAACAGAACTTAACGTTCCATTGGGAACAAAAATAA
- a CDS encoding TIGR02757 family protein has product MKISLEELNLLVEKYNQPNFIELDPISIPHSFKRKEDIEMSGFLTSVIAWGRRDQILKKSNELMRRMDYSPFEFIKNFESSDIQSLEGWLYRTFQTEDLIFFLTRFQEIFSKQQNLEEYFKTFIAPEECHYSGAISRFKEDFFLPQPTHRASKHLPNPLKGSAAKRFHMFLRWMGRKDENGVDFGLWKSLDPQFLSCPLDTHSGRVARAFGLLKRKQNDFKALQELDQTLRKLKPKDPAVFDFALFGAGVDGIL; this is encoded by the coding sequence TTGAAAATAAGCCTTGAAGAATTAAATCTTTTGGTTGAAAAATATAATCAACCAAACTTTATTGAGCTTGACCCTATTTCTATCCCACATAGTTTTAAACGAAAAGAAGATATAGAAATGAGTGGTTTTCTTACTTCTGTAATTGCTTGGGGAAGAAGAGATCAAATTCTAAAAAAATCAAATGAACTCATGAGGCGAATGGATTATTCGCCTTTTGAATTTATCAAAAACTTTGAATCTTCGGATATTCAATCACTTGAAGGGTGGTTATACAGAACTTTTCAAACAGAAGATTTGATTTTTTTCCTAACAAGATTTCAAGAAATTTTTTCTAAACAACAAAATCTTGAAGAATATTTTAAAACCTTTATAGCTCCTGAAGAATGTCATTATTCTGGTGCAATTTCTCGTTTTAAAGAAGATTTTTTCTTGCCACAACCCACTCATAGAGCTTCAAAGCATTTGCCAAATCCTTTAAAAGGTTCAGCAGCAAAAAGATTTCACATGTTTTTAAGATGGATGGGAAGGAAAGATGAAAATGGAGTAGATTTTGGTCTTTGGAAATCATTGGATCCACAATTTTTATCCTGCCCTTTAGATACCCATTCTGGTAGAGTTGCAAGAGCCTTCGGTTTATTGAAAAGAAAACAAAATGACTTTAAAGCACTCCAAGAGTTAGATCAAACATTGAGAAAACTCAAGCCCAAAGATCCTGCAGTATTTGATTTTGCACTTTTTGGAGCAGGAGTTGATGGTATTTTATAA
- the tsaE gene encoding tRNA (adenosine(37)-N6)-threonylcarbamoyltransferase complex ATPase subunit type 1 TsaE has product MSKNTIYPCNELKDLQSITQQIIHSHPKNIILLKGDLGAGKTTFIKEFCECKKVIDKVTSPSFSIVNEYLTETNTKIYHFDFYRLEDENEAWDIGIEEYFESGNICLIEWPEKIPSLLPKDHSIIEIKKTGENRRAYCVTI; this is encoded by the coding sequence ATGAGTAAAAATACAATCTACCCCTGTAATGAACTAAAAGATTTGCAGTCCATTACTCAGCAAATTATTCATTCTCATCCTAAAAATATCATTCTATTAAAAGGAGATTTAGGTGCTGGAAAAACCACATTTATAAAAGAATTTTGTGAGTGTAAAAAAGTGATCGACAAGGTAACAAGTCCCAGTTTTTCTATTGTAAATGAATATTTGACTGAAACAAACACAAAAATTTATCACTTTGATTTTTATAGACTAGAAGATGAAAATGAGGCTTGGGATATAGGAATTGAAGAATATTTTGAAAGTGGAAACATTTGTTTAATAGAATGGCCAGAAAAAATTCCTTCTCTCCTACCAAAAGATCATTCTATTATCGAAATAAAAAAAACAGGAGAAAACAGGAGAGCATATTGTGTAACAATCTAA